One Xiphophorus hellerii strain 12219 chromosome 24, Xiphophorus_hellerii-4.1, whole genome shotgun sequence DNA window includes the following coding sequences:
- the rgn gene encoding regucalcin has translation MSSVKVESVVKEHAQIGEGPVWEESEQTLLFIDITGQKIHRWNAATNQIQSLQTADTVGFAVPRRSGGYVAGVGCSIVAVDWSTQKVTSLASIEDDKPENRLNDGKADPMGRLLAGTMRRDAQTAQVKPGSLYLMKSDLSVTKLLGQVDISNGMDWTADLKTLFYIDSLAMSVDAFDYDSASGNLGNRRVVYRLEEGEGVPDGMTLDANDRLWVACYNGGRVLNIDPATGKRLQTVSLPATKTTSCCFGGPDYSDLYVTSASLGLDQSELQKQPAAGNTFRVTGLGVKGRPSNAFSG, from the exons ATGTCGTCGGTGAAGGTAGAGTCCGTGGTGAAGGAGCACGCTCAGATCGGCGAGGGGCCGGTGTGGGAGGAGTCAGAGCAGACGCTGCTGTTCATCGACATCACCGGGCAGAAAATCCACCGCTGGAACGCAGCGACCAATCAGATCCAGTCTCTGCAGACAG ctgaCACGGTGGGATTCGCAGTCCCTCGCCGGTCCGGTGGTTACGTCGCAGGCGTGGGCTGCAGCATCGTGGCTGTTGATTGGTCCACTCAGAAGGTGACATCACTGGCCAGCATCGAAGACGACAAACCAGAGAACCGCCTGAACGACGGGAAGGCCGATCCGATGGGACGGCTGCTGGCAG GTACGATGAGGAGGGATGCTCAGACCGCTCAGGTGAAACCAGGATCTTTGTACCTGATGAAATCTGACCTGTCTGTCACCAAGCTGCTGGGCCAG GTGGACATCTCTAACGGGATGGACTGGACTGCGGACCTGAAGACGCTCTTCTACATCGACAGCCTGGCTATGAGCGTCGACGCCTTCGACTACGACTCGGCCTCTGGAAACCTGG GTAACCGCCGGGTGGTGTACCGGTTGGAGGAGGGGGAGGGCGTTCCCGACGGGATGACGCTGGACGCCAACGACCGCCTCTGGGTGGCGTGCTACAATGGAGGACGAGTCCTCAACATCGACCCTGCTACTG GTAAACGCCTGCAGACGGTGTCTCTGCCCGCCACGAagaccacttcctgttgcttCGGCGGCCCAGACTACTCTGACCTCTACGTGACCTCGGCCAGCCTGGgtctggaccaatcagagctCCAGAAGCAGCCGGCGGCCGGCAACACCTTCAGG gTGACGGGACTCGGGGTCAAAGGTCGACCATCAAACGCATTCAGCGGGTGA
- the vps16 gene encoding vacuolar protein sorting-associated protein 16 homolog — MAFITANWNPLGDTFYRKAELYEMFWSLRDGLGDSLVAAAPYGGPIALLREPLRRSPSTRPQLEIYSASGASIASFPWKSGPVVHLGWSVNDELLCVQEDGTVLIYDLFGSFKRHFSMGQEVVQSQVLEAKVFHSPYGTGVAIVTGSSRFTLATNIEDLKLRRLPEVPGLQGRPSCWAVLTQDRQTKVLVSSGPELYVLDNTSCTAVYPPGLSPQAGSIVHMSVSFSYKYLALFTETGRLWTGLSNLQERLSEMDTKQAATPKQMVWCRRPRSQQPSVVLMWDRLLLVVGSCNDTIQFPLEDQSVLVGELDGVRIIGSISQELLQEVPLVCQDIFKIASMAPGALLLEAHREYEKSSQKADEYLREIKEQNVLGDAVRQCVEAAAHEYDPDTQKALMRAASFGKCFLTEFSPDQFVTTCRELRVLNAVRESSVGMPLTHTQFKQMTLQVLIDRLVYRQFYPLAIEVCRYLKIPDYQGVSRVLKHWASCKVQQKDLTDEAIARAVCAKVGDSPGVSYSDVAAKAYECGRPELAIKLLDFEARSGEQVPLLLKMKRSQLALSKAVESGDTDLVYTVVTYLKNEMNRGDFFMTLRNQPVALSLYRQFCKLQEPQTLKDLFNQDDDHQELGNFYVTSSYRDKRLEGRLAQLQSAVDEYNKAKNDFAAKATEEEMRLLRFQRKLDDEKGAGLLGLSLQATMEALMSLGLHKQAEQLYRDFRVPDKRYWWLKLKSLAEKEQWEELEKFSKSKKSPIGYLAFVEVCMKNNNRHEAKKYVSKVTPEQKVKAHLAVGDLEGAADAAIERRNESEMGAVLSRCSASDRLLMDKLNRARVATAKK; from the exons ATGGCCTTCATCACCGCTAACTGGAACCCGCTGGGAGACACATTCTACCG GAAGGCGGAACTCTATGAGATGTTCTGGAGCCTCCGGGACGGACTGGGGGACAGTCTGGTGGCAGCAGCTCCGTATGGAGGCCCAATCg CTCTGCTCAGAGAACCGCTCAGACGTTCCCCCAGCACTCGTCCTCAGCTGGAGATCTACTCTGCCTCCGGAGCGTCCATCGCCAGCTTCCCT TGGAAGAGCGGTCCGGTGGTCCACCTGGGCTGGTCCGTCAACGACGAGCTGCTGTGTGTTCAGGAGGACGGGACGGTTCTGATCTACGACCTGTTTGGGTCCTTCAAGAGACACTTCAGCATGGGACAG gaagtggtccAGAGTCAGGTGTTGGAGGCCAAGGTGTTCCACTCGCCGTATGGAACAGGCGTCGCCATAGTAACGGGTTCCTCCCGCTTCACCTTGGCAACCAATATTGAGGACCTGAAGCTGCGGCGGCTACCTGAAGTCCCAG GTCTCCAGGGCCGGCCGTCCTGCTGGGCCGTCCTCACTCAGGACAGACAGACCAAAGTCCTGGTGTCCAGTGGACCTGAACTCTATGTCCTGGACAACACGTCCTGCACGGCTGTG TATCCTCCAGGTCTCAGTCCTCAGGCTGGCAGCATCGTCCACATGTCTGTCTCCTTCAGCTACAAATACCTGGCTCTGTTCACCGAGACGGGGCGGCTGTGGACTGGCTTGTCCAACTTACAG GAGAGACTGAGTGAGATGGACACCAAGCAGGCAGCTACACCCAAACAGATGGTCTG GTGCCGCAGGCCGAGGTCCCAGCAGCCCTCGGTGGTGTTGATGTGGGACCGGCTCCTCCTGGTGGTGGGATCTTGCAACGACACCATCCA GTTCCCCCTGGAGGACCAGTCGGTGCTGGTGGGCGAACTGGACGGGGTTCGGATCATCGGCTCCATCAgccaggagctgctgcaggaggTTCCTCTGGTCTGCCAGGACATCTTTAAGATCGCCTCCATGGCTCCTGGagcgctgctgctggaggcccACCGGGAGTACGAG AAGTCCAGTCAGAAGGCGGACGAGTACCTGAGGGAGATCAAGGAGCAGAACGTCCTGGGAGACGCCGTCCGGCAGTGTGTGGAGGCGGCCGCTCACGAGTACGACCCCGACACCCAGAAGGCCCTGATGAGG GCGGCGTCCTTCGGGAAGTGCTTCCTGACGGAGTTCAGCCCGGATCAGTTCGTGACGACCTGCAGGGAGCTGCGGGTTCTGAACGCCGTCAGAGAGAGCAGCGTGGGGATGCcgctcacacacactca ATTTAAACAGATGACCCTTCAGGTCCTGATAGACAG GCTGGTCTACCGGCAGTTCTACCCTCTGGCCATCGAGGTCTGTCGATACCTGAAGATCCCAGACTACCAGGGAGTCAGTCGAGTCCTGAAGCACTGGGCCTCCTGCAAG gtgCAGCAGAAGGACTTGACCGACGAGGCCATAGCCCGAGCCGTCTGCGCCAAGGTGGGAGACTCACCTGGAGTTTCGTACTCAGACGTCGCAGCTAAAGCATATGAATGTGGACGACCAGAACTCGCCATCAAG ctgctggaCTTCGAGGCCCGGTCCGGAGAGCAGGTTCCTCTGCTgctgaagatgaagaggagcCAGCTGGCTCTCAGTAAAGCCGTGGAGAGCGGCGACACCGACCTGG ttTACACAGTGGTGACGTACCTGAAGAACGAGATGAACAGAGGAGATTTCTTCATGACCCTGAGGAACCAGCCAGTGGCGCTCAGCCTCTACAGACAg TTCTGCAAACTGCAGGAGCCTCAGACGCTGAAGGACCTGTTCAACCAGGACGACGACCACCAGGAGCTCGGCAACTTCTACGTGACGTCCAGCTACAGGGACAAG aggctggagggcCGGCTGGCGCAGCTGCAGAGCGCCGTGGACGAGTACAACAAGGCCAAAAACGACTTTGCTGCCAAG GCCACGGAGGAGGAAATGCGTCTTCTTCGTTTCCAAAGGAAGCTGGATGACGagaagggggcggggcttctGGGACTCTCCCTGCAG GCCACCATGGAGGCTCTGATGTCGTTGGGTCTCCACAAGCAAGCAGAGCAGCTCTACAGAGACTTCAGAGTGCCGGACAAAAG GTACTGGTGGCTGAAGCTGAAGTCTCTGGCTGAGAAGGAGCAGTGGGAGGAGCTAGAGAAGTTCTCCAAGAGCAAGAAGTCTCCTATTGGCTACCTG GCCTTCGTGGAGGTGTGCATGAAGAACAACAACAGGCATGAAGCCAAGAAGTACGTCAGCAAGGTCACACCTGAGCAGAAGGTCAAAGCTCACCTGGCCGTGGG TGACCTGGAGGGGGCAGCGGACGCCGCCATTGAGCGCAGGAATGAGTCTGAGATGGGGGCGGTCCTCTCCAGATGCTCCGCCTCCGACCGGCTGCTGATGGACAAGCTGAACCGGGCCCGGGTCGCCACCGCCAAGAAGTGA
- the ebpl gene encoding emopamil-binding protein-like — translation MDSEVPPTLSLVSVLSLLGCSLQLLVAALLTHRYGGRSSKTDWWILLWLFYDVIVHLTLEGPFVYMSLVGTVETSEGPLAELWKEYGKADSRWLVSDPNIVSLEILTVVLDSLLALLLIHAVLSDKYYRHFLQITLSVCELYGGWMTFCPDWLLGSPHLDTSNPLYLWVYLVFFNGLWVLVPVLLLVQSWLCLQSLHAVKEDRRTAQKKKKL, via the exons ATGGACTCTGAGGTTCCCCCCACGCTCTCTCTCGTCTCTGTGTTGTCTCTGCTGGGCTGCAGCCTCCAGCTGCTGGTGGCTGCCCTCCTCACACACAGGTATGGTGGGCGGAGCTCCAAGACGGACTGGTGGATCCTGCTGTGGCTGTTCTATGATGTCATCGTCCACCTGACGCTG GAGGGTCCGTTTGTTTACATGTCTCTGGTTGGGACAGTGGAGACATCTGAAGGTCCTCTGGCTGAACTCT GGAAGGAGTACGGTAAAGCAGACAGTCGCTGGTTGGTTTCTGATCCAAACATCGTCTCCTTGGAGATTCTGACGGTGGTCCTGGACTCTCTGCTAGCTCTGCTGCTGATACATGCAGTGCTCAGTGACAAGTACTACAG ACACTTCCTGCAGATCACACTGAGCGTGTGCGAGCTGTACGGCGGCTGGATGACCTTCtgtcctgattggctgctgggCAGTCCTCACCTGGACACGTCCAACCCGCTCTACCTGTGGGTCTACCTGGTCTTCTTTAATGGACTGTGGGTCCTGGTCCCGGTTCTGCTCCTGGTCCAGTCCTGGTTGTGTCTCCAGAGTCTTCATGCAGTGAAAGAAGACAGAAGGACGgcccagaagaagaagaagctgtaG
- the cavin2b gene encoding caveolae-associated protein 2b, giving the protein MVTTESHQDQDLMVPADAPDLNLNLDSQGEEQASGSAAFDPEKLGQGPVNAITVLTLLDKLVNMLDAVQDNQNKMEMHQVQMEGVVRGIQADMTRLSKSHSHTSNTVSKLLDKSRKLSVTMKEVRERMERQGAQVRKLEANHAHLISRNNFKVLIFQEENEIPTNVFVKEPPPFPRDEILEEGEPSAPGVSDGRQDGGFQTIDLSSDEDVGLEADMDEEEPWPQDVDSMEKSRADKLKRSSLKKVDSLKKAFSRQNIEKKMNKIGTKIVSAEQREKIKQRTASLKVSPLTFGIKKSRSSSDSQPPEASGQTRESLTAEADIQLPSPGAAELELPFTEVHAQLAPNDQQGVLQDQVEAVVEVREEVEKELEIMEEVREEVKKGSLVVEADVSVVSEGLSEAYALSSTLPQEDGAEEKEEEEEEEES; this is encoded by the exons ATGGTGACCACCGAGTCCCACCAGGACCAGGACCTGATGGTCCCCGCCGACGCTCCGGACCTGAACCTGAACCTGGACTCACAGGGCGAGGAGCAGGcctctggttctgctgcctTTGACCCGGAGAAGCTGGGTCAGGGTCCAGTCAACGCCATCACGGTTCTGACTCTGCTCGACAAGCTGGTCAACATGCTGGACGCCGTGCAGGACAACCAAAACAAGATGGAG ATGCACCAGGTCCAGATGGAGGGTGTGGTCAGAGGGATCCAGGCGGACATGACCCGGCTGTCCAAGAGTCACAGCCACACGTCCAACACCGTCAGCAAGCTGCTGGACAAGAGCCGCAAGCTGTCTGTGACCATGAAGGAG GTCCGGGAGAGGATGGAGCGTCAGGGCGCCCAGGTCAGGAAGCTGGAGGCGAACCACGCCCACCTGATCAGCAGGAACAACTTCAAGGTGCTCATCTTCCAG GAGGAAAACGAGATCCCGACCAATGTTTTCGTGAAGGAGCCTCCTCCGTTTCCTCGGGATGAGATCCTGGAGGAAGGCGAGCCGTCTGCTCCGGGTGTCAGCGACGGCAGGCAGGACGGGGGCTTCCAGACCATCGACCTGTCGTCTGACGAAGACGTTGGTCTGGAGGCCGACATGGACGAAGAGGAGCCGTGGCCTCAGGATGTGGACAGCATGGAGAAGTCCAGAGCAGACAAACTGAAACGGTCCAGCCTGAAGAAG gTGGACAGCCTGAAGAAAGCCTTTTCCAGACAAAACATCGAGAAGAAGATGAACAAGATCGGGACAAAGATCGTTTCAGCAGAACAACGGGAGAAGATCAAGCAGAGGACCGCCAGCCTGAAGGTCTCCCCTCTGACCTTTGGCATCAAGAAG TCTCGCAGCAGCTCAGACTCCCAGCCTCCGGAGGCCTCAGGCCAGACCAGGGAGTCCCTCACAGCCGAGGCCGACATCCAGCTGCCCTCACCAGGCGCCGCTGAGCTGGAGCTCCCCTTCACTGAGGTCCACGCCCAGCTGGCCCCTAATGACCAGCAGGGGGTGCTCCAAGACCAGGTGGAAGCGGTAGTGGAGGTCAGGGAGGAAGTGGAGAAGGAGCTGGAGATTATGGAGGAAGTGagggaggaggtgaagaagGGTTCACTGGTGGTGGAGGCTGACGTGTCGGTGGTCTCTGAGGGACTCAGTGAGGCGTACGCTCTGTCCTCCACCCTCCCTCAGGAGGACGGagcagaggagaaggaggaggaggaggaggaggaggagtcctAA